One part of the candidate division WOR-3 bacterium genome encodes these proteins:
- the nadD gene encoding nicotinate-nucleotide adenylyltransferase, whose product MKSHNNISVGIFGGLFDPPHIGHLIICEWVLEEFSLNRIIFIPAFNPPHKLNYSPYKHRYKMTKIAIKGNKRFFISDIEKKIKGRSYTFKVIKTLRKSDKIYQQANLYLIIGADQWNEINHWKKPEVIFNETNVIVLPRPNFEIKKIKPFYDKIIISSAPLIDISSTLIRDRIRRGLCVEYLTVPKVLEYIKKNKLYF is encoded by the coding sequence TTGAAAAGCCATAATAATATATCAGTAGGAATTTTTGGTGGTCTATTTGACCCACCCCACATTGGACACCTGATAATATGTGAGTGGGTCCTTGAAGAATTCAGCCTAAATAGAATAATTTTCATTCCTGCATTTAATCCTCCTCATAAACTTAATTACTCTCCTTATAAACATCGTTATAAGATGACCAAGATTGCAATCAAAGGCAATAAAAGATTTTTTATCAGTGACATTGAAAAGAAAATCAAAGGTAGAAGTTATACATTCAAGGTAATTAAGACACTGAGGAAATCTGATAAAATTTATCAACAAGCAAATCTCTATTTAATAATCGGCGCAGATCAGTGGAACGAGATAAACCACTGGAAAAAACCAGAGGTGATCTTTAACGAAACAAATGTGATTGTATTACCCCGTCCTAATTTTGAAATTAAAAAAATCAAACCATTCTATGATAAAATCATTATCAGTAGTGCCCCATTGATAGATATTTCTTCTACATTAATAAGAGATAGAATAAGAAGGGGGCTGTGCGTTGAATATCTCACAGTCCCCAAAGTATTAGAATATATTAAAAAGAATAAGTTATATTTTTAA
- the bamD gene encoding outer membrane protein assembly factor BamD, with product MNKILDFGLRIAKLKFLIFCIVIFCSKQVIAPLEPEDEFERAMEFYKHKKYDSAIKSFEKIIFYHASTEFVDDAQFYLAKSYFEKKDYNQAITEFEYLIKNFSNSPFLEQSYLLRAKAYYLKSPGYEKDQTETKEAISLFDDFITRFPNSSYGDSVRLLILQARNRLAKKELENGRLYFKMKEYESAILYFKYVIENYPETPSADESKFLLALTYEKINRKQEAYEIYKELRETEGWKKSAEKRIKRLQIEKP from the coding sequence ATGAACAAAATTTTGGATTTCGGATTGCGGATTGCGAAATTAAAATTTTTGATATTCTGCATTGTTATTTTTTGTAGTAAGCAGGTGATAGCACCGCTTGAGCCTGAAGATGAATTTGAAAGGGCAATGGAATTCTATAAGCACAAAAAATACGATTCGGCAATAAAATCCTTTGAAAAAATTATATTCTATCATGCCTCAACCGAATTTGTTGATGATGCCCAGTTCTATCTCGCAAAATCATATTTTGAAAAAAAGGATTATAATCAAGCAATTACTGAATTTGAATATTTAATAAAGAATTTTTCCAATAGTCCATTTCTTGAGCAAAGTTATCTATTAAGGGCAAAGGCATATTATTTAAAATCGCCCGGCTATGAAAAAGACCAGACCGAAACAAAAGAGGCGATATCTTTATTTGATGATTTCATAACCCGTTTCCCAAATTCAAGTTATGGGGATTCGGTAAGATTGTTGATCCTCCAGGCAAGAAATCGTCTGGCGAAGAAAGAATTGGAAAATGGAAGATTATATTTTAAGATGAAAGAATATGAATCTGCGATCCTGTACTTTAAATATGTTATTGAAAATTATCCAGAGACGCCGTCTGCTGATGAATCAAAATTTTTACTTGCTCTAACTTATGAAAAAATTAATCGAAAACAAGAAGCTTATGAGATATACAAAGAACTGCGCGAAACTGAAGGCTGGAAAAAATCAGCAGAAAAAAGAATAAAAAGATTGCAAATTGAAAAGCCATAA
- a CDS encoding tetratricopeptide repeat protein: MKLKIFLLSIFLISCSQKNAHINNARKFINQWNYDRALIEILKYREDKDAEIQYLLGLCYFGKNKYDQAKEYFKNSLQLDTIFRDSIIYIYTTSAKKALKISDLRKALQLYKTIPELIPDYKQADNLFLVADLNFQQGNYPGALAGYIKAYEIDSTSEMARRSLKNFLKSLIECDSLLLARTIALREYKRARTSENLLLLGEINFLLGKKYYDKGQYDSATVFLKEVVTNQEPKSLLDDACFYLGEIFYTSENYDQAMEYYKKVLSLNPYQKGELVQRSRERIKEIKER, translated from the coding sequence GTGAAACTAAAAATTTTTTTATTATCAATTTTTTTAATATCCTGTTCTCAGAAAAATGCTCATATAAATAATGCTCGAAAATTTATCAATCAGTGGAATTATGATCGGGCACTTATTGAAATCTTAAAATATCGTGAAGATAAAGATGCAGAGATTCAATATCTATTAGGTTTATGCTACTTTGGAAAGAATAAATATGACCAGGCAAAAGAATATTTTAAAAATTCCCTTCAGTTGGATACGATATTTAGAGATAGTATTATATATATTTACACTACTTCAGCAAAAAAAGCCCTAAAAATATCTGATTTACGAAAGGCACTCCAGCTTTATAAAACAATTCCCGAATTAATCCCCGATTACAAACAGGCAGACAATCTATTTTTAGTTGCAGATTTGAATTTTCAACAGGGCAATTATCCTGGTGCTCTTGCCGGTTACATAAAAGCATATGAAATTGATTCTACATCTGAAATGGCAAGGAGGTCATTAAAAAATTTTTTGAAATCGCTGATTGAATGTGATAGCCTTTTGCTGGCACGGACAATAGCCCTGAGAGAATATAAAAGGGCAAGGACTTCAGAAAATTTGCTATTGCTCGGTGAAATCAATTTTCTTTTAGGAAAAAAGTATTATGATAAAGGACAGTATGACAGTGCAACCGTATTTTTAAAGGAAGTTGTGACAAATCAAGAACCCAAATCATTGCTCGACGATGCCTGTTTTTATCTTGGTGAAATATTTTATACCAGCGAAAACTATGACCAGGCAATGGAATATTACAAAAAGGTACTCAGCCTTAACCCCTATCAGAAAGGTGAACTTGTCCAGAGATCACGGGAAAGAATAAAAGAGATAAAGGAGAGATAA
- a CDS encoding hydroxyacid dehydrogenase, which translates to MKVLISDPIAKEGIEILKKSGFEVVEKTGMTPDELIKTIPDFDAIIVRSATKVTKEVIEAGKKLKVIGRAGVGLDNVDAEAAKAKGIKVVNTPAATSISVAELALGMMLSAARMIPQATASTKAGKWEKKRFHGTELYGKTLGIIGIGRIGSELAKRAKALGMEVIAYDPYVNSTDFGKIVDFDTLLKNSDFISLHIPKTKETTHLLNKSAFDKMKNGVIIVNCARGGVVDEDALYDALVSGKVKVACLDVFEVEPAKEHKLFSLEQVILTPHIGAQTDEGQQRAGVQIAELVRDALK; encoded by the coding sequence TTGAAAGTTCTGATTTCTGACCCAATTGCGAAAGAAGGGATTGAAATTTTAAAGAAGAGTGGATTTGAGGTTGTTGAAAAAACTGGAATGACGCCGGATGAGTTGATAAAAACTATTCCGGATTTCGATGCAATAATTGTGCGCAGTGCAACAAAAGTAACAAAAGAAGTTATTGAGGCAGGAAAGAAATTGAAGGTGATAGGCAGGGCTGGTGTTGGGCTTGATAATGTTGATGCGGAGGCAGCAAAGGCAAAGGGGATTAAAGTGGTTAATACACCCGCTGCGACTTCTATATCAGTTGCCGAACTTGCCTTAGGAATGATGCTATCAGCTGCAAGAATGATTCCCCAGGCCACCGCATCAACGAAGGCGGGTAAATGGGAAAAGAAGAGATTCCACGGAACCGAGCTCTATGGCAAAACGCTTGGTATCATAGGTATCGGAAGGATTGGTTCTGAATTGGCAAAAAGGGCAAAGGCACTGGGAATGGAAGTTATTGCCTATGATCCCTATGTCAATTCTACTGATTTTGGAAAGATCGTTGATTTTGATACATTATTGAAAAACTCGGATTTTATATCCTTACATATTCCCAAGACAAAGGAAACGACCCATTTATTAAACAAATCTGCATTTGATAAAATGAAAAACGGTGTAATAATCGTAAACTGTGCAAGGGGTGGTGTTGTAGATGAGGATGCTCTATATGATGCATTGGTTTCAGGAAAAGTTAAGGTTGCCTGTCTTGACGTCTTTGAAGTTGAACCCGCTAAAGAACATAAATTATTCAGTTTGGAACAGGTTATTCTCACACCCCATATTGGTGCCCAAACCGATGAAGGACAGCAAAGGGCAGGGGTTCAGATCGCTGAGTTAGTCAGAGACGCACTTAAATAA
- the hslV gene encoding ATP-dependent protease subunit HslV, translating to MKSTTILGVRHNNKVAIGCDGQVTAGETIMKHRARKIRKMYKDKILVGFAGATADALTLFERFEAKLEEYRGNVARSVIELAKDWRQDKILRRLEAFLAILDKEHSYIVSGAGDVIEPDDGIVAIGSGAPYALAAARALVKYTNLSAREIVEESINIAAKICIYTNTEIFIEEL from the coding sequence ATGAAGTCAACCACGATACTTGGTGTGAGGCATAATAACAAAGTAGCTATTGGTTGCGACGGTCAGGTAACGGCTGGTGAAACGATAATGAAGCACCGCGCAAGGAAGATTCGTAAAATGTACAAAGATAAGATTCTTGTTGGTTTCGCTGGTGCAACTGCAGATGCCTTAACACTATTTGAACGATTTGAGGCAAAATTAGAAGAATACCGGGGTAATGTAGCGAGGAGTGTGATTGAACTTGCCAAAGATTGGCGTCAGGACAAGATATTAAGAAGGCTGGAGGCATTTCTGGCGATCCTTGATAAAGAACATTCATATATTGTCTCTGGAGCAGGAGATGTCATTGAACCGGATGATGGCATTGTTGCAATCGGCTCGGGCGCTCCCTATGCCCTGGCTGCTGCACGGGCGCTTGTAAAATATACCAATCTCTCGGCGCGAGAGATCGTTGAAGAATCAATAAACATTGCCGCCAAAATTTGTATCTATACAAATACCGAAATCTTTATTGAAGAATTATAA
- a CDS encoding DUF1015 domain-containing protein, producing MPEIRPFKGIRYNPEKIKNLAEVITQPYDQITDEMEKEYKKRSPYSFVNLVLTHYADGHDRNKEYENAKNCVETWLRNQIFVQDKEESIYPYFQEFSVEGKRYIRKGFICRLRLEELGKGNILPHEKTLSKPKEDRLNLTRITKKDFEPVFLLYTDPKNTVMDMIEMKCKDKPLVDVMDDRGVTHKLWKISDKDTIKKIASALNEAIFVIADGHHRYETAFNYLKEIGEVGTEHPANFKMVTLVNIQDSGLVILPTHRLLMNLRDFKTDDFIKKAKDYFEVKKINRQELKSALAKEKMYTFGFYTKNDCYTLKLRDLKVMEKFLPERSKEYQSLDVAILHTVLIENILNIKPEKIEDYVRYQRGIEETLNKVDSGEFQFAFLMNPTRAEQVRDVATKKERMPQKSTDFYPKLISGLVFYDIKG from the coding sequence ATGCCGGAGATTAGACCCTTCAAGGGTATCAGGTATAATCCAGAAAAAATTAAGAATCTTGCTGAAGTGATAACTCAGCCTTACGACCAGATAACAGATGAAATGGAAAAGGAATACAAAAAAAGGAGCCCTTATAGTTTTGTTAACCTCGTCCTTACCCATTATGCTGATGGTCATGATCGTAACAAGGAATATGAAAATGCAAAGAATTGTGTTGAAACCTGGCTGAGAAATCAAATATTTGTGCAAGATAAAGAAGAGTCAATTTATCCATATTTTCAGGAATTCAGTGTTGAAGGAAAACGTTATATAAGAAAGGGTTTTATATGTAGATTGAGACTTGAAGAATTAGGAAAAGGTAATATCTTACCCCACGAAAAGACCCTTTCTAAACCAAAAGAAGACCGTCTTAATTTAACAAGGATTACCAAAAAGGATTTTGAGCCAGTATTTTTATTGTACACTGACCCAAAGAATACGGTTATGGATATGATTGAGATGAAATGTAAGGACAAACCACTCGTGGATGTAATGGATGATCGGGGAGTGACACATAAATTATGGAAGATTTCGGATAAGGATACAATCAAAAAGATTGCCTCGGCATTAAATGAAGCGATATTTGTCATTGCTGATGGACATCACCGTTATGAAACTGCATTCAATTATCTAAAAGAAATTGGAGAGGTAGGCACAGAACATCCAGCAAATTTCAAAATGGTGACCCTTGTGAATATTCAAGATTCAGGGCTTGTGATACTACCCACCCATCGTTTGCTAATGAATTTGAGGGATTTCAAAACCGATGATTTCATAAAAAAGGCAAAGGATTATTTTGAGGTGAAGAAAATAAATAGGCAAGAACTTAAATCAGCACTTGCAAAAGAAAAGATGTACACGTTTGGATTTTACACAAAAAACGATTGTTATACTCTTAAACTAAGGGATTTGAAGGTGATGGAAAAATTCCTCCCTGAGCGGAGCAAGGAATACCAAAGTCTTGATGTGGCAATACTCCATACGGTTTTGATAGAAAATATCCTTAATATAAAACCCGAAAAGATTGAAGATTATGTAAGATACCAACGTGGGATTGAGGAGACATTGAATAAAGTTGATTCTGGAGAATTCCAATTTGCGTTCTTGATGAATCCAACCAGGGCTGAGCAGGTGCGCGACGTCGCAACAAAAAAAGAGCGGATGCCTCAGAAATCAACCGATTTTTATCCTAAATTGATTTCGGGGTTGGTATTTTATGACATAAAGGGATAA